The following proteins are co-located in the Podarcis raffonei isolate rPodRaf1 chromosome 5, rPodRaf1.pri, whole genome shotgun sequence genome:
- the LCOR gene encoding ligand-dependent corepressor isoform X4, with protein sequence MWRSVDARLATYISIWLAPPVFLSREGTKLYSVLKCCALNYWKSYSAIPLASDISTSNTHTFPRFESILEGLFGPELLKDLSLFKDFEPEGVSDWSFDENCLFCCLRREKVKEHLVSLDEPALEVGHQALLRQEQAKIIRFERQAEEFIHAVFYRKDSHRVSDPNIPLVAREIMQRMIRQFAAEYTSKTSSTQDSSSPNSTKNQSLLKASLVASSPVGATAQNPVLSKLLMADQDSPLDLTVRKSQLDPSEQDGVLDLSTKKSPCAGSASLSHSPGCSATPGNGRPGRPSQHHAEGLRSGDGVPPRSWQDGTREGSGHSTSLKVPLARSLQISEELLSRNQHATAASHGPSGLQNHGQHMILSREASWAKPHYEFNFTRMKFRGNGALSNISDLPFLTENSAFQKMALQTKQDGKKDMSHSTPVDLKIPQVRGMDLSWESRSGDQYSYSSLVMGSQTESALSKKLRAILPKQNRRSLLDPGPDSWGSDAEQSTSGQPYPTSDQEGDPGSKQPRKKRGRYRQYNSEILEEAISVVMSGKMSVSKAQSIYGIPHSTLEYKVKERLGTLKNPPKKKMKLMRSEGQDVSVKLEIDPQGEAAQSANESKDD encoded by the exons ATGTGGAGATCtgtggatgccaggttggcaactTACATCTCCATTTGGCTGGCCCCTCCAGTTTTCTtgagcag AG AAGGCACAAAGCTTTACAGTGTGCTGAAGTGCTGCGCTCTTAACTACTGGAAATCATATTCTGCAATTCCTCTAGCTTCCGACATTTCAACAAGCAACACCCACACATTTCCAA GATTTGAAAGTATTCTAGAAGGGCTGTTTGGACCTGAATTATTAAAAGATCTGAGTTTGTTTAAAG actTTGAGCCTGAAGGTGTCTCTGATTGGTCTTTTGATGAAAATTGTCTTTTCTGCTGTTTGAGACGAGAGAAAGTGAAG GAACACTTAGTCAGTCTGGATGAGCCAGCTTTGGAAGTTGGGCACCAAGCTCTGCTTAGACAAGAGCAAGCGAAAATCATTCGGTTCGAGAGGCAAGCGGAAGAATTTATCCATGCAGTCTTTTATCGAAAAG ACAGTCATAGGGTCTCTGACCCCAACATTCCCCTAGTGGCCCGTGAGATCATGCAGCGGATGATTCGACAGTTTGCTGCTGAATATACCTCAAAAACTAGCTCTACTCAGGACTCCAGCTCGCCCAATAGCACAAAGAACCAAAGCCTGCTGAAAGCATCTCTGGTAGCCTCATCCCCTGTGGGTGCAACGGCTCAAAATCCTGTGCTCAGCAAACTTCTCATGGCTGACCAGGACTCGCCCTTGGAcctcactgtcagaaagtctCAGTTGGATCCTAGCGAACAAG ACGGAGTACTTGATCTGTCCACTAAGAAAAGTCCATGTGCAGGCAGCGCCTCCTTGAGCCATTCACCTGGCTGCTCCGCTACTCCTGGGAATGG GCGACCTGGGAGACCCAGCCAGCACCATGCAGAGGGACTTCGGAGTGGTGATGGGGTGCCCCCGAGAAGTTGGCAGGATGGAACGAGGGAAGGGTCTGGCCACTCCACATCTCTCAAAGTTCCATTGGCTCGATCACTGCAGATAAGCGAAGAACTGCTGAGCAGAAACCAGCATGCTACAGCTGCCAGCCATGGGCCGTCTGGGCTGCAGAATCACGGACAGCACATGATACTATCCAGGGAGGCTTCTTGGGCAAAACCACACTACGAATTCAACTTCACCCGAATGAAATTCAGGGGAAACGGTGCACTCAGCAACATCAGTGACCTTCCTTTTCTTACAGAAAATTCAGCCTTTCAAAAAATGGCACTTCAAACTAAACAGGATGGGAAAAAGGACATGAGCCATTCAACTCCTGTGGATTTAAAGATACCACAAGTTCGAGGCATGGACCTTTCATGGGAGTCCCGTTCTGGCGACCAGTATAGCTATAGCTCTTTGGTGATGGGTTCACAAACGGAGAGCGCGCTTAGTAAAAAGTTAAGGGCTATCCTTCCGAAACAAAACAGAAGGAGTTTGCTGGATCCCGGACCAGACTCCTGGGGCTCAGATGCTGAGCAATCTACCTCTGGACAGCCATATCCCACCTCTGATCAAGAGGGAGATCCTGGCTCTAAGCAACCTCGGAAGAAAAGAGGCAGATACAGACAGTACAACAGTGAGATATTGGAAGAAGCGATCTCTGTGGTGATGAGTGGGAAAATGAGCGTCTCCAAAGCTCAGAGTATTTATGGGATTCCCCATAGCACCCTGGAATATAAAGTGAAAGAGAGGCTGGGCACTTTGAAGAACCCtccaaagaaaaaaatgaaattaatgcGGTCGGAGGGACAGGATGTCTCTGTAAAGCTTGAGATAGATCCCCAGGGAGAGGCAGCACAGAGTGCGAATGAGTCAAAGGATGATTAG
- the LCOR gene encoding ligand-dependent corepressor isoform X3, producing the protein MASPCGRQECSIERRGFRHQLDSWRHRLLRCVGFESILEGLFGPELLKDLSLFKDFEPEGVSDWSFDENCLFCCLRREKVKEHLVSLDEPALEVGHQALLRQEQAKIIRFERQAEEFIHAVFYRKDSHRVSDPNIPLVAREIMQRMIRQFAAEYTSKTSSTQDSSSPNSTKNQSLLKASLVASSPVGATAQNPVLSKLLMADQDSPLDLTVRKSQLDPSEQDGVLDLSTKKSPCAGSASLSHSPGCSATPGNGRPGRPSQHHAEGLRSGDGVPPRSWQDGTREGSGHSTSLKVPLARSLQISEELLSRNQHATAASHGPSGLQNHGQHMILSREASWAKPHYEFNFTRMKFRGNGALSNISDLPFLTENSAFQKMALQTKQDGKKDMSHSTPVDLKIPQVRGMDLSWESRSGDQYSYSSLVMGSQTESALSKKLRAILPKQNRRSLLDPGPDSWGSDAEQSTSGQPYPTSDQEGDPGSKQPRKKRGRYRQYNSEILEEAISVVMSGKMSVSKAQSIYGIPHSTLEYKVKERLGTLKNPPKKKMKLMRSEGQDVSVKLEIDPQGEAAQSANESKDD; encoded by the exons GATTTGAAAGTATTCTAGAAGGGCTGTTTGGACCTGAATTATTAAAAGATCTGAGTTTGTTTAAAG actTTGAGCCTGAAGGTGTCTCTGATTGGTCTTTTGATGAAAATTGTCTTTTCTGCTGTTTGAGACGAGAGAAAGTGAAG GAACACTTAGTCAGTCTGGATGAGCCAGCTTTGGAAGTTGGGCACCAAGCTCTGCTTAGACAAGAGCAAGCGAAAATCATTCGGTTCGAGAGGCAAGCGGAAGAATTTATCCATGCAGTCTTTTATCGAAAAG ACAGTCATAGGGTCTCTGACCCCAACATTCCCCTAGTGGCCCGTGAGATCATGCAGCGGATGATTCGACAGTTTGCTGCTGAATATACCTCAAAAACTAGCTCTACTCAGGACTCCAGCTCGCCCAATAGCACAAAGAACCAAAGCCTGCTGAAAGCATCTCTGGTAGCCTCATCCCCTGTGGGTGCAACGGCTCAAAATCCTGTGCTCAGCAAACTTCTCATGGCTGACCAGGACTCGCCCTTGGAcctcactgtcagaaagtctCAGTTGGATCCTAGCGAACAAG ACGGAGTACTTGATCTGTCCACTAAGAAAAGTCCATGTGCAGGCAGCGCCTCCTTGAGCCATTCACCTGGCTGCTCCGCTACTCCTGGGAATGG GCGACCTGGGAGACCCAGCCAGCACCATGCAGAGGGACTTCGGAGTGGTGATGGGGTGCCCCCGAGAAGTTGGCAGGATGGAACGAGGGAAGGGTCTGGCCACTCCACATCTCTCAAAGTTCCATTGGCTCGATCACTGCAGATAAGCGAAGAACTGCTGAGCAGAAACCAGCATGCTACAGCTGCCAGCCATGGGCCGTCTGGGCTGCAGAATCACGGACAGCACATGATACTATCCAGGGAGGCTTCTTGGGCAAAACCACACTACGAATTCAACTTCACCCGAATGAAATTCAGGGGAAACGGTGCACTCAGCAACATCAGTGACCTTCCTTTTCTTACAGAAAATTCAGCCTTTCAAAAAATGGCACTTCAAACTAAACAGGATGGGAAAAAGGACATGAGCCATTCAACTCCTGTGGATTTAAAGATACCACAAGTTCGAGGCATGGACCTTTCATGGGAGTCCCGTTCTGGCGACCAGTATAGCTATAGCTCTTTGGTGATGGGTTCACAAACGGAGAGCGCGCTTAGTAAAAAGTTAAGGGCTATCCTTCCGAAACAAAACAGAAGGAGTTTGCTGGATCCCGGACCAGACTCCTGGGGCTCAGATGCTGAGCAATCTACCTCTGGACAGCCATATCCCACCTCTGATCAAGAGGGAGATCCTGGCTCTAAGCAACCTCGGAAGAAAAGAGGCAGATACAGACAGTACAACAGTGAGATATTGGAAGAAGCGATCTCTGTGGTGATGAGTGGGAAAATGAGCGTCTCCAAAGCTCAGAGTATTTATGGGATTCCCCATAGCACCCTGGAATATAAAGTGAAAGAGAGGCTGGGCACTTTGAAGAACCCtccaaagaaaaaaatgaaattaatgcGGTCGGAGGGACAGGATGTCTCTGTAAAGCTTGAGATAGATCCCCAGGGAGAGGCAGCACAGAGTGCGAATGAGTCAAAGGATGATTAG